The proteins below are encoded in one region of Chrysemys picta bellii isolate R12L10 chromosome 4, ASM1138683v2, whole genome shotgun sequence:
- the PELI2 gene encoding E3 ubiquitin-protein ligase pellino homolog 2 isoform X2, which translates to MFQVGRSTESPIDFVVTDTISGSQNNDETQITQSTISRFACRIVCDRNAPYTARIFAAGFDSSKNIFLGEKAAKWKNPDGHMDGLTTNGVLVMHPKGGFTEESKPGVWREISVCGDVYTLRETRSAQQRGKLVENETNILQDGSLIDLCGATLLWRTADGLFHTPTQKHIEALRQEINAARPQCPVGLNTLAFPSINRKDVVEEKQPWAYLSCGHVHGYHNWGHRSDTEANERECPMCRTVGPYVPLWLGCEAGFYVDAGPPTYAFTPCGHVCSEKSAKYWSQIPLPHGTHAFHASCPFCAAQLTGEHNCVKLIFQGPID; encoded by the exons ATGTTTCAG GTTGGGAGATCAACAGAAAGCCCTATAGACTTTGTAGTAACAGATACAATTTCTGGCAGTCAAAACAATGATGAAACTCAGATCACACAAAGCACCATATCCAGGTTTGCATGCAGGATTGTCTGCGATAGGAATGCACCGTATACAGCAAGGATTTTTGCAGCAGGATTTGACTCTTCTAAAAACATATTTCTTGGA GAAAAAGCAGCAAAATGGAAAAATCCTGATGGGCACATGGATGGATTAACAACCAATGGCGTTCTGGTCATGCATCCAAAAGGAGGGTTTACCGAAGAGTCTAAACCTGGAGTGTGGCGGGAAATCTCTGTCTGTGGTGATGTATATACTCTACGAGAAACCAGATCTGCTCAACAAAGGGGGAAGCTA GTAGAAAATGAGACCAACATCCTACAAGATGGCTCTCTCATTGACCTGTGTGGAGCCACTCTTCTGTGGAGAACAGCAGATGGTCTGTTTCACACACCGACTCAGAAACATATTGAAGCTTTGCGACAGGAGATAAATGCCGCTAGGCCACAGTGTCCTGTTGGGCTGAATACTTTAGCGTTTCCCAGCATTAACCGTAAAGATGTGGTAGAAGAGAAACAGCCTTGGGCTTACCTTAGCTGTGGTCACGTTCATGGCTATCACAACTGGGGACATCGCAGTGACACAGAAGCCAATGAGCGCGAGTGTCCTATGTGCAGAACCGTTGGTCCCTATGTGCCTCTTTGGCTTGGTTGCGAGGCAGGGTTTTATGTGGATGCTGGTCCTCCAACTTATGCTTTCACCCCTTGTGGACATGTGTGCTCTGAGAAATCTGCAAAATACTGGTCTCAAATCCCACTGCCTCATGGTACTCATGCATTTCATGCTTCTTGCCCTTTTTGTGCAGCACAGCTGACTGGGGAACACAACTGCGTCAAACTAATTTTTCAGGGTCCAATTGACTGA